The Pseudomonas sp. G2-4 genome window below encodes:
- a CDS encoding coproporphyrinogen III oxidase, whose amino-acid sequence MFDLIQTLGERSAGRVCAVVDVDCPVGTRKFHAGIGSLDLLRGLRDSRQARRPLSLSVHLPSRLRLASCSTLASVCRCGEIEGYLQRLTYEMGLVGCHLGAGRRVEQFCLTGGTPVIAHLQTLMGDLRKRFDFCEYDSGDHSIEVDLHHTDWSTMGLIRDQGFTHVSIGVPDIGTDSDLSVDCYQNPAPIHSLIDAARTFGFRSINIDLGYGHAWQTPDSFALKLATLVELEPDRLHVFDYAHAPYRYRSKNAGTAVAFCSRADKEAMRRICCEQLIGAGYHYIGLGHFVRADDDLAVAQEHGRLHRNCQGFTRHGCCDHVGFGLSAVTQIEQLYVQNTDDLLHYCQQLDAGQLPVCRGWRCEAQDLVSASVIEQLSCDLELDIAAIEAQFGLVFREHFAPVWPLLEVLHDKGLIELSSRFIGILPAGRLNVDAICNLFDPEPDDAGPRSFEKLNIS is encoded by the coding sequence ATGTTCGACCTGATTCAAACCCTCGGCGAGCGATCCGCAGGACGTGTCTGCGCGGTGGTTGACGTCGATTGCCCAGTCGGGACGCGAAAATTCCATGCTGGCATCGGCTCGCTCGACCTGCTGCGAGGCTTGCGCGACAGCCGCCAGGCGCGACGCCCCCTGTCCCTGTCGGTGCACCTGCCTTCGCGTTTGCGACTGGCATCGTGTTCGACGTTGGCCAGTGTCTGCCGGTGCGGGGAAATCGAGGGGTATCTGCAACGCCTGACGTACGAGATGGGGCTGGTCGGTTGCCACTTGGGGGCAGGGCGGCGGGTCGAACAGTTTTGCCTGACCGGTGGCACCCCGGTGATTGCTCATCTGCAGACGCTGATGGGGGATCTGCGCAAGCGCTTTGACTTCTGCGAATATGACAGCGGCGATCACAGCATCGAGGTGGACCTGCATCACACTGACTGGTCGACCATGGGCCTGATTCGTGACCAGGGATTCACCCACGTCAGCATCGGGGTTCCCGACATCGGTACCGACAGTGATTTGTCAGTCGATTGCTACCAGAACCCGGCCCCGATTCATTCGCTGATCGATGCGGCGCGAACTTTTGGTTTTCGCTCGATCAATATTGACCTCGGTTACGGCCATGCCTGGCAGACGCCCGACAGTTTCGCCCTGAAACTGGCGACGCTGGTCGAGCTGGAGCCGGATCGGCTGCACGTTTTTGACTATGCCCATGCGCCTTATCGTTATCGCTCGAAGAACGCCGGGACCGCCGTGGCCTTTTGCAGTCGGGCCGACAAGGAGGCCATGCGGCGGATTTGCTGCGAGCAACTGATTGGCGCGGGGTATCACTATATCGGCCTGGGGCATTTCGTCCGCGCCGACGATGACTTGGCGGTGGCCCAGGAGCACGGACGGCTGCATCGCAATTGCCAGGGGTTTACCCGTCACGGTTGCTGTGATCACGTGGGTTTTGGCTTGTCGGCGGTTACCCAGATCGAACAGTTGTACGTGCAGAACACTGACGATCTGCTCCACTACTGTCAGCAACTGGACGCCGGACAGTTGCCCGTGTGTCGCGGCTGGCGCTGTGAGGCGCAGGATCTGGTCAGTGCAAGCGTGATCGAGCAGCTTTCCTGTGATCTGGAGCTGGATATCGCGGCCATCGAAGCGCAGTTTGGGCTGGTGTTTCGCGAGCATTTCGCGCCTGTCTGGCCGCTGCTGGAGGTGTTGCACGACAAAGGATTGATTGAATTGTCGAGCCGGTTTATCGGCATCCTGCCCGCCGGGCGCCTGAATGTGGATGCGATCTGCAATCTGTTCGATCCAGAGCCGGATGACGCAGGCCCACGCTCCTTTGAAAAGTTGAATATCTCATGA